In Caldicellulosiruptor morganii, the following proteins share a genomic window:
- the hemZ gene encoding coproporphyrinogen dehydrogenase HemZ encodes MKITYYSNSQKFLYDFQHIIRAFYPGVEIKFGNGGDVHFEALFENSFVTIKAKKAGKEILVRSFMLTDDEHESKKIFGRNLYDVLKALTGKELPWGILTGIRPTKIAYPLVEAKLSAGEACEYLQREYYIAKKKGLLLFEVAQNEIDVLNKVDPLAACLYIGIPICPTKCLYCSFSCNELNRETESLLDLYTQALLTELERTYEIIEKNKNRIVAIYFGGGSPAILGAGNIKKIFESLLASLNKEDIREITFEAGRPDTIDQSLLELLSVYKRDFNMRLCINPQTSNDRTLQIIGRNHTFEDIKRAFELAKEYGFENINSDVILGLPNESEEDFQKTIYDVLNLNPASITVHTLSIKRASLLRFRWQEYRFMDEGTVNNLLDWTKSILSAERYIPYYMYRQKNMIGNFENVGYSKRGFEGLYNVMIMQERHNIYACGAKAVSKFVFENDRIERVFNPADIQLYISRILNV; translated from the coding sequence TTGAAGATTACATACTACTCAAACAGCCAGAAATTTTTATATGATTTTCAACATATAATACGCGCATTTTATCCAGGCGTAGAGATAAAGTTTGGAAACGGTGGAGATGTCCATTTTGAAGCGCTGTTTGAAAACTCTTTTGTTACAATAAAAGCAAAAAAGGCCGGAAAAGAGATTTTGGTCAGAAGTTTTATGCTGACAGATGATGAGCATGAGTCAAAAAAGATATTTGGTAGAAATCTTTACGATGTTTTAAAGGCTTTGACTGGTAAAGAACTTCCATGGGGTATTTTGACGGGGATAAGACCAACCAAGATTGCATACCCGCTTGTGGAGGCCAAGCTTTCAGCCGGGGAAGCCTGTGAGTATTTGCAAAGAGAGTATTATATAGCTAAAAAGAAAGGGCTTCTTCTTTTTGAGGTTGCTCAAAACGAAATTGATGTTTTAAATAAGGTTGATCCTCTTGCAGCATGTTTGTATATTGGAATACCCATTTGTCCCACCAAATGCCTGTACTGCTCATTTTCTTGTAATGAACTTAACAGGGAGACTGAGTCACTTTTAGACCTTTATACTCAGGCGCTTTTGACAGAGCTTGAAAGAACGTATGAAATTATTGAGAAAAATAAAAATAGGATAGTTGCCATCTATTTTGGCGGGGGAAGTCCGGCAATTTTGGGTGCCGGAAATATAAAAAAGATTTTTGAAAGTTTACTTGCCAGCTTGAACAAAGAGGATATTCGCGAGATTACGTTTGAGGCAGGAAGGCCGGATACTATAGATCAAAGTCTTCTGGAGCTTTTATCAGTTTACAAAAGGGATTTTAATATGAGGCTTTGTATAAATCCGCAGACATCAAATGACAGAACGCTTCAAATAATAGGCAGAAATCACACATTTGAGGATATTAAAAGAGCATTTGAGCTTGCCAAAGAATATGGATTTGAGAACATAAACAGCGATGTGATTCTGGGGCTTCCAAATGAAAGTGAAGAAGACTTTCAAAAGACAATTTATGATGTGCTGAATTTAAATCCTGCTTCAATTACAGTTCATACACTCTCAATTAAACGCGCAAGTCTTTTGAGGTTCAGGTGGCAGGAGTACCGGTTTATGGACGAAGGTACAGTAAACAATCTTCTTGATTGGACAAAGTCCATCTTGAGCGCTGAAAGGTATATTCCATATTATATGTACAGACAGAAGAACATGATAGGCAATTTTGAAAATGTTGGGTATTCGAAAAGAGGTTTTGAAGGGCTTTATAATGTTATGATAATGCAGGAGAGGCACAATATATATGCTTGCGGTGCAAAGGCTGTTTCCAAATTCGTATTTGAAAATGACAGGATTGAAAGGGTGTTCAATCCTGCTGATATACAGCTTTACATCTCGCGAATTTTAAATGTTTAA
- the wecB gene encoding non-hydrolyzing UDP-N-acetylglucosamine 2-epimerase has translation MIKTMIVFGTRPEAIKMAPLIKELQNDSNFDVRVCVTAQHRQMLDQVLEIFDIKPDYDLNIMKHNQSLYSVTADVILKFEEVLKKEKPDIVLVHGDTTTTFASALSAFYYRTKIGHVEAGLRTFNKYSPFPEEMNRKLTAALCDVHFAPTKRAKLNLLKEGIKEEDIFVTGNTVIDTLKYTVQKDYKFREPILNRIDYTKKVITLTAHRRENFGKPLENIFEAVANLADQFDDVLFVYPVHLNPNVRDAAERILRNHPRIILIDPVDVDDMHNLIARSYLVLTDSGGLQEEAPSLGKPVVVLRDTTERPEAVLANTVKVAGTDKHNIVDVVKRLLTDEEEYSKMAHAINPYGDGFASRRIKDALLYYFGYRKEKPEEFKGSDLYV, from the coding sequence ATGATAAAGACCATGATAGTATTTGGTACAAGACCTGAAGCCATAAAGATGGCACCGCTTATAAAAGAACTTCAGAATGATTCAAACTTTGATGTCAGGGTATGCGTAACAGCTCAGCACAGGCAGATGCTTGACCAGGTTCTGGAGATATTTGATATAAAACCTGATTATGATTTGAATATTATGAAGCACAATCAAAGTCTTTATTCTGTAACAGCCGATGTTATATTAAAGTTCGAGGAGGTTTTAAAAAAAGAAAAGCCAGACATTGTTCTGGTGCATGGTGACACAACCACAACATTTGCATCAGCTCTGTCTGCTTTTTATTATAGGACAAAGATTGGGCATGTTGAGGCAGGGCTTCGCACTTTCAATAAATATTCACCATTTCCGGAGGAAATGAACAGAAAACTCACGGCAGCCCTTTGTGACGTTCACTTTGCACCCACAAAAAGGGCAAAATTGAATCTGTTAAAAGAGGGGATTAAAGAGGAGGACATTTTTGTAACAGGAAACACAGTGATTGACACGTTAAAATATACTGTGCAAAAGGATTACAAATTCAGAGAGCCAATTTTAAACCGGATTGACTACACAAAAAAAGTTATAACACTTACAGCTCACAGGCGGGAAAATTTTGGAAAACCGCTTGAGAACATATTTGAAGCAGTGGCAAATTTAGCCGACCAGTTTGACGATGTTCTTTTTGTATACCCTGTTCATCTAAATCCCAATGTTAGGGATGCTGCAGAGAGGATTTTGAGAAATCATCCACGAATTATTTTGATAGATCCTGTTGATGTTGATGATATGCACAATCTCATAGCAAGAAGCTATCTTGTCCTGACAGACTCGGGTGGGCTTCAGGAAGAGGCGCCTTCTTTGGGCAAGCCGGTTGTTGTTTTGAGGGACACAACAGAAAGACCTGAAGCAGTTCTGGCAAACACAGTTAAAGTTGCGGGGACAGATAAACATAATATAGTTGATGTGGTAAAAAGACTTTTGACTGACGAAGAAGAGTACTCTAAAATGGCGCATGCGATAAATCCTTATGGTGATGGGTTTGCCTCAAGGAGGATAAAAGATGCGCTTTTGTACTATTTTGGTTACAGGAAAGAAAAGCCAGAGGAATTTAAAGGAAGTGATCTGTATGTGTGA
- a CDS encoding fibronectin type III domain-containing protein encodes MNRIFKKIIVILCIVGLFISNLDFSVQGFSQTLSSWLNLMVMRDSNGVYMITKNSITVKWNAIEDAATYQVSAASSNTQIDFSTVTANTYCDVTGLKPATVYKCL; translated from the coding sequence ATGAACAGGATTTTCAAAAAAATTATTGTGATTTTATGTATTGTAGGGCTTTTCATATCAAACCTTGATTTTAGCGTGCAGGGATTTTCTCAGACTCTGAGTTCCTGGTTAAATTTGATGGTAATGCGCGATAGCAATGGGGTTTATATGATAACAAAAAATTCCATTACTGTAAAGTGGAATGCAATCGAAGATGCTGCAACCTACCAGGTAAGTGCTGCTTCTTCAAATACCCAGATAGATTTTTCAACAGTTACTGCCAATACATACTGTGATGTAACGGGTTTAAAACCAGCAACAGTTTATAAATGTCTCTGA
- a CDS encoding fibronectin type III domain-containing protein — protein MGTTKPVVTLIVPPVDDNFVTKVESDVSRITIYTYQDKLLEDVHSSVYDFVRNSQEFLNYQSVEEAVYYQVYVCKSTWDESRVIKFFEISSSSLKNDEGKIEINGLEANTVYYIRFKVRVSLFDRDYFSNFSKAYVAATKPQQVPPAISRPEIPRNFMIAPEDGALSQTSVKLRWDTKQNQSYVILQTFRLLEDNSLSLDDTIRYFTNTLKQKVEIYSQTSSGGFVVDRVVYDVYSQNASVGAKIYINVKPPCTFTNLAPNTLYYFSIKAIENDMESYWGSIAVTTSPIEKPENLIVVSRDSSGHGISIQWQANPSYGYQIFVKTDTDTVFSMVYSGNISPFSIIDSKTAIFRFYIGNLKSNTLYHIRVRSIHIPTGKVSLFAETLARTLFNQSDFEDEQRKLKEQEENRIKEIQNQKQVTVVLENSPDKYYLYVIDQNAQDEIQRVSAGEFVIDFTKAAYSSAKAQAQFSYKVADLLENAKKNLVLKYKNTIIKIPAGALNVPEVESLSKRYNIDKTGILLFAEMKIINASPPPGYELNSEIVSFKLTARYYYNDDVVISNFVKPVSITMFYNQSGIDQNQTRVVYSFSDNVFINNFDTDKLANRIVFNTNKTGAYGILKTSVSSAYTNSRYRDDIVYLAQKYELTGLYTNFSQILTQEYAAQLLKKVFSVQPETIKNGNLTRQEAIYLLARVYEAKKSTSVDNILITKTTSFNPDGRYKKYILAMLSIGILDADLNPVEYIPVDEFVHYIAAAEKILNN, from the coding sequence GTGGGAACAACAAAGCCTGTTGTGACATTGATTGTTCCACCCGTTGATGATAATTTTGTAACAAAGGTAGAGTCTGATGTGAGCAGGATTACAATCTATACGTATCAGGATAAGCTTTTGGAAGATGTGCATTCAAGTGTGTATGACTTTGTAAGAAATAGCCAGGAGTTTTTAAACTATCAGAGTGTTGAAGAGGCGGTATACTATCAGGTGTACGTTTGTAAATCTACATGGGATGAAAGCAGAGTTATCAAATTTTTTGAGATTTCAAGTAGCAGCTTGAAGAATGATGAAGGAAAGATTGAGATAAACGGTCTTGAGGCAAATACTGTTTATTACATCAGATTTAAAGTGAGAGTTTCTCTTTTTGACAGGGATTATTTTTCAAATTTCAGCAAAGCATATGTTGCTGCAACAAAGCCCCAGCAGGTACCACCGGCAATCTCAAGACCTGAGATTCCCAGAAACTTTATGATAGCACCAGAGGATGGAGCTTTGAGCCAGACATCGGTGAAATTGAGATGGGATACAAAGCAAAATCAATCCTATGTGATTTTGCAGACTTTCAGGCTTTTAGAAGATAATAGCTTGAGCTTGGATGATACAATCAGATATTTTACAAATACTTTAAAGCAAAAAGTTGAGATTTATTCTCAGACATCTTCGGGTGGTTTTGTAGTAGACAGAGTTGTATATGATGTATATTCTCAGAACGCTTCTGTTGGCGCAAAGATTTATATAAATGTAAAACCTCCCTGTACTTTTACAAACCTTGCACCAAATACACTGTATTACTTTTCAATAAAGGCAATTGAGAATGATATGGAGTCTTACTGGGGAAGTATAGCAGTAACAACATCGCCTATTGAAAAACCTGAAAATTTGATTGTTGTATCAAGAGACTCAAGCGGACATGGTATTAGTATACAGTGGCAGGCAAACCCCTCTTATGGCTACCAGATTTTTGTCAAAACGGATACAGATACTGTATTTTCAATGGTCTACTCGGGGAATATCTCTCCTTTTTCAATAATTGACTCAAAAACGGCAATTTTCAGGTTTTATATTGGAAATCTTAAATCCAATACCCTTTACCATATAAGAGTAAGAAGTATTCATATTCCAACAGGTAAAGTATCTTTGTTTGCCGAAACCTTAGCAAGGACGTTGTTCAATCAAAGTGATTTTGAAGATGAGCAGAGAAAGTTAAAAGAGCAGGAGGAGAATAGAATTAAAGAAATCCAAAATCAAAAACAGGTAACCGTTGTTTTAGAAAATAGCCCGGATAAATACTACCTGTATGTAATTGACCAGAATGCCCAGGATGAAATACAAAGGGTTTCTGCAGGTGAATTTGTCATTGACTTTACAAAGGCGGCATACAGCAGTGCAAAAGCTCAAGCTCAGTTTTCATATAAAGTAGCTGATTTGCTCGAAAATGCAAAGAAAAACCTTGTTTTGAAATACAAAAACACAATCATAAAGATACCCGCAGGAGCTTTAAATGTGCCCGAGGTTGAAAGCCTTTCTAAAAGATATAATATTGACAAAACGGGTATATTGCTATTTGCAGAGATGAAGATTATAAATGCTTCCCCGCCGCCGGGCTATGAATTAAATTCAGAGATTGTAAGCTTTAAATTGACAGCCAGATACTATTATAACGATGATGTGGTTATTTCAAATTTTGTAAAGCCTGTAAGCATTACAATGTTTTACAATCAATCAGGCATTGATCAAAACCAAACAAGGGTTGTGTATAGCTTTTCGGATAATGTCTTTATAAATAATTTTGATACAGACAAATTGGCAAATAGAATAGTATTTAATACCAACAAAACAGGAGCATATGGAATTTTGAAAACTTCAGTTTCGTCAGCTTATACAAATAGCAGATACAGAGATGATATAGTTTATCTTGCACAGAAATACGAACTGACCGGTTTGTACACCAATTTTTCACAGATTTTAACCCAGGAATATGCAGCACAGCTATTGAAAAAGGTGTTTTCTGTGCAGCCAGAAACCATAAAAAACGGAAACCTTACCCGACAGGAAGCAATATATCTTCTTGCAAGGGTGTACGAAGCAAAGAAGAGTACCTCGGTTGATAACATTTTGATTACAAAGACAACCAGTTTCAATCCCGATGGAAGGTACAAAAAGTATATCCTGGCTATGCTATCAATTGGTATTTTGGATGCAGATTTGAATCCGGTGGAGTATATACCTGTAGATGAATTTGTTCATTATATTGCTGCTGCCGAAAAGATTTTGAACAACTAA
- a CDS encoding fibronectin type III domain-containing protein — MKMCAKKLLSLLLLFSFIFSLMPAWVFSQTIVLPAPSQLTIERQNNLPRMDVGDDGTITLYFSWQYSYTDFDYFELYLGDDPSKFTYSYTIYKSDPNLTQANAQNYVYKVQGLPNGQKIPSGTIFYAKVRAVKVLQQQTGNIMYYSPYSNITVFLTPIFVEASTSSETSIDIVWDDVYYSGKRIDYDIYVSKDISFTTPTKYQIDGDRITLMQSQKPGGRVDILPNRKLKYTASNLAPSSLYYVKVLPRNLPSEVIWRDPQTYTPPNPKVIGEAATYIQAEAQRIADNVVWLKWAKVSIAVGNDYEVYKGSKDQVPTLIGTVSTNEFFATVNITDDVFFRIQIDVIDAFGRKVSIRSPDLYVHPYTLPYAPPAAEDLGAFPKNQDTITLRFKVPSDKEVVYDFYYKRYLDTNADFTLYLSNYQMTDADIEKDSNNIPTGYYKFDITGLEKNTVYVLKVVVKKRFFDYESGNFIYKESTPALAISYTLSGDITPPTTPTSLSVVYSTYDSVTLSWLPVYIPGTQPPVVDQSISYEVNFAFYQDGMDISNPESFDASSLQKAILSNPQIDSNGKVIYKIGGLESNTRYVFFIRAIRKIDNKDYYSLPSNVVMATTLPIYEEPVPSKPPIVENLSVVATTYNTITLSWQYIPSVYFEIQISEDIKNANGWRTVSDSFKPSVKEIDYQMGICYFTATGLKPDTLYYFRARSFVVKNNQRIYSDYCSPVFAKTQKIPPPQTPIAFGIKDYGKDYAVFVWELAETGRRYMIEVADNISFTNSQKFTTDIDATEYRVERLKPNTRYYARLFAVSSDNQMSQATDIISFVTKKDVSEYTGVFEPTEDTTPPFIITEDVQNNTMTIEITYKYVNTSLDSKPVVIDFTKRTNAGIGRFVLKIRYDVLGALIRLNKNCQVVLDGASAEFGFDSLYVDELKKLSISNFSPGNLYVQLSFEKSNEKFVQDAISEVYDIKLLVLTSTQKVGAGSFNLPINFTLINREPWSSFIPYEFDILNLNWKIADAYKVSGDKKYITFVLKSPHAVVITRKSFYNDIISSSYATKLYNLFQKIPSDDLGASIGIKNPVGKLELASFLVYFAQKKRLYRFEVINEYVQKAYKAGIISSIDDNSYLTKEAAIDMLVKFYEVYTGDEIDISNVTWKKPGVDSMYMNSVIKAYKMGWLFDHVTFNPKETATREYILAVFYQMIQGIYQ; from the coding sequence ATGAAGATGTGTGCAAAGAAATTGTTATCTTTACTTTTGCTATTTTCTTTCATCTTTTCTTTAATGCCTGCTTGGGTGTTTTCACAGACCATTGTTCTTCCTGCACCGTCGCAACTTACAATTGAAAGGCAAAATAATCTGCCAAGGATGGATGTCGGAGATGATGGGACAATTACCCTGTACTTTTCCTGGCAGTATTCTTATACTGATTTTGACTACTTTGAACTTTATTTGGGGGATGACCCCAGCAAGTTTACCTATAGCTATACAATTTATAAAAGTGATCCAAACCTCACACAGGCAAATGCACAGAATTATGTCTATAAGGTTCAGGGACTGCCAAACGGGCAGAAGATACCAAGCGGTACAATCTTTTATGCCAAGGTAAGAGCAGTGAAAGTCCTTCAGCAGCAAACAGGAAATATCATGTACTATTCTCCCTATTCAAATATCACCGTTTTTTTAACTCCAATATTTGTGGAAGCGTCAACATCATCAGAAACCTCAATTGACATTGTGTGGGACGATGTTTACTATTCAGGCAAAAGAATTGATTATGACATATATGTTTCAAAAGACATAAGCTTTACAACACCCACAAAATACCAGATTGATGGTGATAGAATTACACTCATGCAAAGCCAGAAACCGGGCGGGCGTGTGGATATTTTACCAAACAGGAAATTAAAGTACACCGCATCAAATCTTGCACCAAGCAGCCTTTACTATGTGAAGGTATTGCCAAGAAATTTGCCCTCAGAGGTGATCTGGAGAGACCCTCAGACCTATACTCCTCCAAATCCAAAGGTGATTGGTGAGGCAGCAACCTATATTCAAGCGGAGGCGCAGAGGATTGCAGACAATGTGGTGTGGCTCAAATGGGCAAAAGTTAGTATTGCCGTTGGTAATGACTATGAAGTATACAAGGGCAGCAAAGATCAGGTACCCACTTTGATTGGAACTGTGTCAACAAATGAATTTTTTGCAACGGTTAATATTACCGACGATGTGTTTTTCAGAATTCAAATTGATGTGATTGACGCATTTGGGCGAAAAGTGTCAATAAGATCACCGGATTTGTATGTTCATCCATACACACTGCCATATGCTCCGCCTGCCGCAGAAGATTTAGGTGCTTTTCCAAAAAACCAGGATACCATAACTTTGCGATTTAAGGTACCTTCGGATAAAGAAGTTGTATATGATTTTTATTACAAAAGGTATCTTGACACAAATGCAGATTTTACACTGTACCTTTCCAATTACCAGATGACAGATGCTGATATTGAAAAAGATAGCAACAACATTCCTACAGGCTACTATAAGTTTGATATTACTGGTCTTGAGAAGAATACTGTGTATGTTCTAAAAGTGGTTGTGAAGAAGAGATTTTTTGATTATGAGTCGGGGAATTTTATCTATAAAGAATCAACGCCTGCTCTGGCAATTTCATATACACTTTCAGGGGATATTACACCGCCAACAACCCCAACATCACTTTCTGTTGTGTATTCTACCTATGACAGTGTAACACTTTCATGGCTGCCAGTTTACATTCCGGGTACTCAGCCACCTGTAGTTGACCAGAGTATCTCATATGAGGTAAATTTTGCATTTTATCAGGACGGTATGGACATTTCAAATCCAGAGAGTTTTGATGCATCGAGTTTGCAAAAAGCAATACTTTCAAACCCTCAGATTGATTCAAACGGGAAGGTCATTTACAAAATAGGAGGATTGGAGTCAAATACGCGATATGTGTTTTTCATCAGGGCAATCAGAAAAATAGATAACAAAGATTATTATTCACTTCCTTCAAATGTAGTTATGGCAACCACATTGCCAATATATGAGGAGCCTGTTCCTTCAAAACCGCCGATTGTCGAAAACCTTAGCGTGGTTGCAACCACGTATAACACAATTACACTTTCATGGCAGTATATACCCAGTGTGTATTTTGAGATTCAGATATCCGAAGACATCAAAAATGCAAATGGCTGGCGAACGGTATCTGATTCTTTCAAGCCTTCTGTAAAAGAGATTGACTATCAGATGGGGATTTGTTATTTCACAGCCACGGGATTAAAGCCGGATACGCTGTACTATTTCAGAGCAAGGTCTTTTGTGGTGAAGAATAATCAAAGAATATACTCGGACTATTGCAGTCCTGTGTTTGCAAAGACGCAAAAGATTCCCCCACCGCAGACACCAATTGCATTTGGTATAAAGGACTATGGAAAAGACTATGCTGTTTTTGTATGGGAGCTTGCAGAAACAGGGAGAAGATATATGATAGAGGTTGCCGATAACATTTCTTTTACAAACTCACAGAAGTTTACAACTGATATAGATGCTACAGAATACAGAGTTGAAAGGTTAAAACCAAATACCAGATATTATGCAAGGCTTTTTGCAGTTTCATCAGATAACCAGATGTCGCAGGCAACAGATATCATATCATTTGTGACAAAAAAGGATGTTAGCGAATACACAGGTGTGTTTGAACCTACGGAAGATACCACACCGCCTTTTATTATAACCGAGGATGTTCAAAATAACACAATGACCATTGAGATAACCTATAAATATGTTAATACCTCTTTGGATTCAAAACCGGTTGTTATTGATTTTACAAAAAGGACAAACGCCGGTATTGGCAGGTTTGTATTGAAAATAAGATATGATGTTCTGGGCGCGCTGATAAGATTGAATAAAAACTGTCAGGTTGTTTTGGATGGGGCGAGTGCAGAATTTGGCTTTGATAGCCTTTATGTGGATGAACTAAAAAAACTTTCAATTTCTAATTTCTCACCGGGCAATCTGTATGTTCAGCTTTCTTTTGAAAAAAGCAATGAAAAGTTTGTTCAGGATGCTATTTCAGAAGTCTATGACATTAAATTGCTTGTGTTAACATCAACACAGAAAGTTGGCGCTGGCAGTTTTAACCTTCCGATAAACTTTACTCTTATAAACAGGGAGCCATGGTCCTCATTTATACCCTATGAATTTGATATTTTGAATTTGAACTGGAAGATAGCAGATGCTTATAAAGTTTCAGGTGATAAAAAGTATATTACATTTGTGCTGAAATCTCCACATGCAGTTGTGATTACAAGAAAGAGTTTTTACAACGACATTATATCAAGCAGCTATGCAACAAAGTTATATAATTTATTCCAGAAAATACCTTCCGATGATTTGGGTGCAAGTATAGGCATAAAAAATCCTGTGGGAAAACTGGAACTTGCTTCATTTTTGGTTTACTTTGCACAGAAGAAGAGACTTTACAGGTTTGAAGTCATAAATGAGTATGTGCAAAAAGCATATAAAGCAGGAATAATTAGCAGTATTGATGACAATTCGTATCTTACAAAAGAGGCTGCTATTGACATGCTGGTTAAGTTTTATGAGGTTTACACCGGTGATGAGATTGATATCAGCAATGTGACATGGAAAAAACCTGGTGTTGACAGTATGTATATGAATTCAGTAATAAAAGCATATAAAATGGGATGGCTTTTTGACCATGTGACATTTAACCCCAAAGAGACTGCCACAAGAGAGTACATCCTGGCAGTATTTTATCAAATGATTCAGGGGATATACCAGTAA
- a CDS encoding S-layer homology domain-containing protein, which produces MKKIVAILLFVLFIFSTVSAFAADVWCKVEYYYNGTNYTKVTLYSKSNKTYYVKGFTRDSDNQVSIYFSDKKTFSSETNTVLIPQSMFLMPVRVILVNSDGSLLFSDIKDSPYKDSILYLASIGKIDGYKDGTFKPKKSITRQEFAKLMVSVFNIQVKKDITRYSFADIKDCWAKNEIETLAKMGVIAGIKGKNGALYFKPQDGITCEQVIAILGRYLKLKATSKKDYKSWANEYINAFVDNNILTEKEVAGLRLNMPATREWIAYVLSKAVLR; this is translated from the coding sequence TTGAAGAAGATCGTTGCTATTCTTTTGTTTGTGCTTTTTATATTTTCTACAGTTTCGGCTTTTGCAGCTGATGTTTGGTGTAAGGTTGAGTACTACTACAATGGCACAAATTATACAAAAGTTACCCTTTACTCCAAAAGCAACAAGACATATTATGTAAAAGGGTTTACAAGAGATTCGGATAATCAGGTGAGCATATATTTTTCAGATAAAAAAACTTTTAGCTCTGAAACAAATACAGTTCTCATACCGCAGAGTATGTTTCTCATGCCTGTAAGAGTGATACTGGTAAACTCAGATGGCTCTTTATTGTTCAGTGATATTAAAGATTCACCTTACAAGGATTCTATTTTGTACCTTGCGAGTATTGGGAAGATTGATGGCTACAAGGACGGGACATTCAAACCCAAAAAGAGTATCACACGTCAGGAGTTTGCAAAACTTATGGTCAGTGTATTTAATATACAGGTGAAAAAAGACATTACCAGATATTCCTTTGCAGATATAAAAGACTGCTGGGCAAAGAATGAAATTGAGACACTGGCCAAGATGGGGGTAATTGCTGGTATCAAGGGAAAAAATGGTGCACTGTATTTCAAACCACAGGATGGTATAACCTGCGAACAGGTAATTGCGATTTTAGGGAGGTATTTAAAATTGAAGGCCACTTCAAAAAAAGATTATAAATCATGGGCAAATGAGTATATAAATGCTTTTGTTGATAATAATATTTTAACCGAAAAAGAGGTGGCAGGATTAAGACTTAATATGCCTGCAACGCGCGAATGGATTGCTTATGTTTTGAGCAAAGCTGTGTTAAGGTAG
- a CDS encoding ABC transporter substrate-binding protein, whose amino-acid sequence MVAFLGGCGSKNQNLSTLEKIKQSKEFVIGMDNTFPPMEFADDNNNTVGFDVDLANEIAKKLGAKLKIVTVDWSGIQSALKSKKFDAIISCFSITEERKKSFNLAGPYLYIRQVIAVKKGDNSIRNFEDLKGIKIGVQANTTGDNAVQKMKFINYEKDVTRYERITDAFNDLDIGRIKAVVIDSVVAYYYKKQNPEKFDIAPAELEKEPVGIALRKEDKDLYEEIQKILNQLKEDGTIANISKKWFGEDITR is encoded by the coding sequence ATGGTTGCGTTTTTGGGTGGTTGTGGCTCAAAAAACCAGAACCTTTCTACGTTAGAAAAGATAAAACAGAGTAAAGAGTTTGTGATTGGTATGGACAATACATTCCCGCCTATGGAGTTTGCAGATGACAACAACAATACAGTTGGTTTTGATGTTGACCTTGCAAATGAGATAGCTAAAAAGCTTGGAGCAAAACTTAAAATTGTTACAGTTGACTGGAGTGGCATTCAGAGTGCTCTTAAATCCAAAAAATTTGATGCTATAATTTCATGTTTTAGTATAACAGAGGAGAGAAAGAAATCGTTCAATCTGGCCGGTCCTTATCTTTACATTCGCCAGGTTATTGCTGTTAAAAAAGGTGATAATTCTATCAGGAATTTTGAAGATTTAAAGGGTATAAAAATAGGAGTTCAGGCAAACACAACAGGTGACAATGCTGTTCAGAAGATGAAGTTTATAAACTATGAAAAAGATGTAACAAGGTATGAGAGAATTACTGATGCTTTTAACGATTTGGACATTGGGAGAATAAAAGCTGTTGTAATTGACAGTGTTGTTGCATATTACTACAAAAAACAAAATCCTGAAAAGTTTGACATAGCACCGGCTGAGCTTGAAAAAGAGCCTGTTGGCATTGCACTCAGAAAGGAAGACAAAGACCTTTATGAAGAGATTCAGAAGATTTTGAACCAGCTAAAAGAAGATGGGACAATAGCAAATATATCAAAGAAATGGTTTGGCGAAGATATTACCAGGTAA